Proteins from one Mucilaginibacter jinjuensis genomic window:
- a CDS encoding S41 family peptidase, protein MRDTVSREDKLYALSMIWKEADYNFVFFDKQPNLNWDNLYVAYIPKILATKNVYEYFKVLQSFIGNLKDGHTLVSTPQAFRNDIDSPPVFYVEHNGKRYVSAVNETLKEQVPIGAEIVKLDGKTRDDLYLNNEWNGFKNTPIELTLLSPNGKESKILVNRDVNILGRSNKLKMVPVETSSATKDFEYKSLSPTVAIVTLNTFNDPKVINDFRQVLPEIRKHQNLILDIRRNQGGNDAYAIEMAKYLTDRPFIVGSMWRARTNNSANKAWASSNKLLGKTDTLTEYLTRNSWDKHPGDTINISDTVRRLKMQIYVLTSKNTFSAAEDFLIYLNGSKNITRVAKIQLGVPANQCFSRYQKDLRYGSAPSLMHSPMAQILSGSV, encoded by the coding sequence ATGCGCGACACTGTAAGTCGTGAGGATAAATTGTATGCGCTTTCGATGATATGGAAGGAAGCTGATTATAACTTTGTTTTCTTTGATAAACAACCTAATTTAAACTGGGATAATCTTTATGTTGCCTATATTCCTAAAATATTAGCTACTAAAAATGTTTATGAATATTTCAAAGTGCTTCAGAGCTTCATAGGCAATCTAAAAGACGGCCACACTTTGGTGTCGACACCACAGGCGTTTCGGAATGATATTGATTCGCCACCGGTTTTCTACGTTGAGCATAACGGGAAACGTTATGTAAGTGCGGTTAACGAAACATTGAAAGAACAAGTGCCCATTGGTGCGGAAATAGTAAAGCTCGATGGTAAAACCAGGGACGATCTTTATTTGAATAACGAATGGAATGGTTTTAAAAATACGCCAATTGAACTGACGTTACTTTCACCGAATGGAAAAGAGTCGAAAATTTTAGTAAACCGAGATGTTAATATTCTCGGTCGGAGTAATAAGCTGAAAATGGTTCCGGTGGAAACGTCATCGGCAACAAAAGATTTTGAATATAAATCTTTATCACCGACGGTGGCGATAGTTACCTTAAACACATTTAACGATCCAAAAGTTATCAATGATTTCAGGCAAGTCTTGCCCGAAATCAGGAAACATCAAAACCTGATATTAGATATACGACGGAATCAGGGCGGGAATGATGCCTATGCCATTGAAATGGCAAAATACCTAACAGATAGACCATTTATCGTAGGATCAATGTGGAGGGCGCGAACCAATAATTCAGCTAATAAAGCCTGGGCCAGCTCAAATAAACTACTTGGGAAAACCGATACCCTTACTGAATATCTAACGAGGAATAGTTGGGATAAACATCCGGGAGATACAATTAATATATCCGATACCGTACGGCGGTTAAAAATGCAGATTTATGTGCTCACTTCTAAAAACACATTCTCTGCTGCCGAGGATTTCTTGATTTATTTGAACGGCAGTAAGAACATTACCCGTGTGGCCAAAATTCAGCTGGGAGTTCCGGCCAACCAATGTTTTTCAAGATACCAAAAGGATTTACGGTACGGATCTGCTCCAAGCTTGATGCATTCCCCGATGGCACAGATTTTATCGGGATCGGTGTAA
- a CDS encoding TolC family protein: MKFHRSNYTLIFILGLLLLCHHTLSAQTKSTFSLSELVDSAQKHLPVLLQKQALVNSAKANVTDTRNSFLPKLNVGDELSIASSNDVEGSYIPMAGILRTTSGSIRADNNYHAQTGNIVSAYAEYDLVNFGLRGAKVENAVAYANLQQADFDKEVYIVKLQIGKLYFNILKNLYQLQIDQQNIQRYQSVNTIIGALTGSGIKPGVDSSLAKAELSKIKVSYNQRAGAIKQMQQQLSFLTGINATQINIDTLRKDDDVVASHLFSKLADSTANPLLDYFTRQKALYQSAETLVKKSYLPKIILSGGGWGRGSSIQYNDDYRSLGSGLGYQRFNYAAGIGITYDLVNIVHRKDKVAVNHYQSQAAGFDFEQQKLALRNANNQALQAIQTAEQNLNELPIQLQAATDVYNQKEAQYKAGVINLIDLTTASFVLYSAQLNYVETLNDWYVANLDRAASTGNLDLFIQTIKR, translated from the coding sequence ATGAAATTTCATCGTAGTAATTACACTCTTATATTTATACTTGGGCTGCTATTGCTGTGCCATCATACTTTGTCGGCACAAACTAAAAGCACCTTTTCGCTATCAGAACTGGTAGACTCGGCCCAAAAACATTTGCCCGTTCTCCTGCAAAAGCAAGCTTTGGTCAATAGCGCTAAAGCCAACGTGACAGATACCCGTAACTCCTTCTTACCCAAGTTGAATGTGGGTGATGAGCTATCAATAGCCTCATCAAACGACGTGGAAGGCAGTTACATACCCATGGCAGGTATTCTCCGCACCACCTCGGGTTCTATCCGGGCCGATAACAATTACCATGCACAAACCGGGAATATCGTATCTGCTTATGCTGAATACGACCTGGTAAACTTTGGCCTGCGTGGTGCCAAGGTTGAAAACGCCGTAGCCTACGCAAACCTGCAACAAGCCGACTTTGACAAGGAAGTTTATATCGTGAAGCTACAGATCGGTAAACTCTATTTTAATATCCTCAAAAACCTATACCAGTTACAGATAGACCAGCAGAATATTCAGCGGTATCAATCAGTAAATACCATTATAGGGGCATTAACCGGCAGCGGTATTAAACCAGGTGTGGACTCATCTTTGGCCAAAGCAGAGTTGTCGAAAATTAAGGTAAGTTATAATCAACGCGCTGGTGCTATTAAGCAAATGCAGCAGCAGTTGAGCTTTTTAACGGGTATCAATGCTACACAAATCAACATAGATACCTTACGTAAAGACGATGACGTGGTGGCATCACACCTCTTTAGCAAATTGGCTGATAGTACCGCAAACCCACTGCTTGATTATTTTACCAGACAAAAAGCATTATATCAAAGTGCAGAAACTTTGGTAAAGAAAAGTTATTTGCCCAAAATCATATTATCAGGTGGCGGTTGGGGCCGTGGGTCGAGCATTCAATACAATGACGATTACCGTTCACTGGGCAGTGGATTAGGTTACCAGCGGTTCAATTACGCAGCGGGCATTGGCATTACGTATGATCTGGTAAACATTGTGCATCGTAAAGATAAGGTAGCTGTTAACCACTACCAGTCTCAAGCCGCCGGGTTTGATTTTGAACAACAAAAGTTAGCCTTACGCAACGCCAACAACCAGGCTCTGCAAGCCATACAAACAGCCGAGCAAAACCTCAACGAATTACCCATCCAGCTACAGGCTGCTACAGATGTATACAACCAAAAGGAGGCGCAATATAAAGCCGGTGTTATTAACCTCATTGACTTAACCACCGCTTCTTTCGTGCTCTACTCAGCTCAGTTAAACTACGTAGAGACTCTGAACGATTGGTATGTGGCTAACCTTGACAGGGCTGCGTCTACAGGCAATCTCGATTTATTTATTCAAACTATTAAACGATAA
- a CDS encoding IS110 family transposase, with translation MESTGIYWMILYAILTELNIEVMVANPVHIKQMPKRKTDRKDAKWLCMLLLHVLLRPRFTPDNSHLIIRDYCRNRLFYTWHVFTALAVLESNQQKSL, from the coding sequence ATGGAAAGCACTGGTATTTATTGGATGATCTTATATGCTATACTCACTGAGCTCAATATCGAAGTCATGGTGGCAAATCCCGTTCACATTAAGCAGATGCCGAAGCGTAAAACGGATCGTAAGGATGCTAAATGGCTTTGTATGTTATTACTACACGTATTACTACGTCCACGTTTTACGCCTGACAATTCACATTTGATAATCAGAGATTATTGCAGGAATCGTTTATTTTACACATGGCATGTCTTCACAGCATTGGCGGTATTGGAGTCAAATCAGCAGAAATCATTATAA
- a CDS encoding MgtC/SapB family protein, whose translation MAVAVGIGMLIGMERKWSHKEVGIRTFSIVALLGMLATTIGHDFIMACMIGVFLLVIFTNLRSILVDRTLEVTTAAALIANYILGVLVGLGHIFTPVAGAIIMTMLLAWKTELNRFAGGLQPSEIRSAILLGLIGFVIYPLMPNRYVDPGNSLILLMPG comes from the coding sequence ATGGCTGTTGCTGTTGGTATTGGTATGCTGATCGGTATGGAAAGAAAATGGTCGCATAAAGAAGTTGGCATCCGTACTTTTTCTATCGTGGCGTTGCTGGGAATGCTGGCTACCACCATCGGGCACGATTTCATCATGGCATGTATGATCGGCGTTTTTCTGCTGGTCATATTCACCAACCTGCGCAGCATTTTGGTTGATCGTACTTTAGAAGTAACTACAGCGGCGGCCTTAATTGCCAATTATATTTTAGGCGTGCTGGTTGGCCTCGGTCACATTTTTACACCTGTTGCCGGTGCCATAATAATGACGATGTTGTTGGCCTGGAAGACAGAGCTTAATCGCTTTGCAGGTGGGCTGCAACCTTCAGAAATTAGAAGCGCTATTTTATTAGGACTCATAGGTTTCGTTATATACCCTTTGATGCCTAACCGCTATGTCGACCCTGGGAACTCTTTAATCCTGCTGATGCCTGGTTAA
- a CDS encoding efflux RND transporter periplasmic adaptor subunit, whose product MQLKNIIIAITATALYGCSEHKPAETKATADAPPHYQLVTVQKAGMEQTVKLPAQLAAYEEVSIFPKVNGYVKSVLVDIGSHVSKGQLLMTLEAPEVQQAVLQAKEKYARAKADYTLNKENYYRLKVAAKTAGAIAPMDLATAKSRMEADSALANSEKANWQIQQSLMDYLHVTAPFDGIITERNTHPGALVSAEAKDKPLLELKQVSHLRLQVDIPEGLSVTLKDKDAVNFYLSALPGRKMTANVSRKAGNVNIQYRSERVELDVPNKNGSLSPGMYADVILQSKASSNALIVPKSAVVTSTERKYVIAIRNGKTVKVDVSTGIENANKIEIIGDLKSGEQVIAIATEEIEDGLAVK is encoded by the coding sequence ATGCAATTAAAAAATATCATTATAGCAATTACAGCAACTGCATTGTACGGTTGCTCTGAACATAAACCTGCAGAAACAAAAGCCACAGCCGATGCCCCGCCACACTATCAATTGGTAACTGTACAAAAGGCCGGCATGGAACAAACAGTAAAGCTGCCTGCACAACTGGCAGCTTATGAAGAAGTAAGCATTTTTCCTAAAGTAAATGGGTATGTTAAAAGTGTACTGGTTGATATTGGTTCGCACGTAAGCAAAGGCCAGTTATTGATGACACTCGAAGCACCCGAAGTACAACAAGCTGTATTACAAGCCAAAGAAAAATATGCCCGCGCCAAGGCAGATTACACACTTAACAAAGAAAACTATTACCGCTTAAAAGTAGCAGCAAAAACAGCGGGAGCCATTGCCCCGATGGATTTAGCAACCGCCAAATCCAGAATGGAGGCCGATAGTGCATTAGCAAATTCTGAAAAAGCCAACTGGCAAATTCAGCAATCTTTAATGGACTACCTGCACGTTACTGCGCCGTTTGACGGTATTATCACAGAGCGTAACACACACCCGGGTGCATTAGTTAGTGCCGAAGCTAAAGACAAGCCGCTGTTAGAACTGAAACAGGTTAGCCACCTCCGTTTGCAGGTTGATATTCCGGAGGGCTTATCTGTAACACTAAAAGATAAGGATGCAGTGAATTTTTATCTGAGTGCTTTGCCGGGTAGAAAAATGACGGCCAATGTAAGCCGTAAGGCAGGCAATGTAAACATTCAATACCGCTCTGAACGGGTAGAACTTGATGTACCTAATAAAAATGGCTCATTATCACCAGGTATGTATGCTGATGTAATCCTGCAATCAAAAGCCAGTTCTAATGCTCTGATTGTACCGAAGTCGGCTGTAGTTACCTCTACTGAGCGTAAATATGTTATAGCTATCCGCAATGGCAAAACAGTTAAAGTTGATGTATCTACAGGCATTGAAAACGCTAACAAGATTGAAATAATCGGTGATTTAAAGAGTGGTGAGCAGGTAATTGCCATAGCAACAGAAGAAATCGAAGATGGTTTAGCGGTTAAATAA
- the mobC gene encoding conjugal transfer protein MobC, whose protein sequence is MQTGENEQALRKIIDFTRLLSIAILIIHFYLSCYPAFQILGLTKPVVNHILLPLSKMEVFAKVLYVKLAALILLMISLVGSKGKKDESIKASRIFIYCTVGSITYFISTLFLTIHCPATTIAILYVGVTIIGYMLILSGVSLLFRMLKINLGKDIFNRENESFPQEERLLENEYSINLPAVYNLKGKSRNSWINIINPFRGTLIGGSPGSGKSYFVIRHFITQHIQKGFTMLVYDFKYDDLSKIVYNALLRYAHLFPVKPNQYIINLEKIMHRANPLEPHTMIDITDAIDSSRTIMLGLNREWIKKQGDFFVESPINFITAIMWFLKKYENGRYCTLPHVIELAQVDYEDLFEVLLQEPEIEVLINPFVSAWQNEAYEQLEGQIASAKISLARLSSPQLYYVLSGNDFSLDINNPDEPKVVCLANNPQKSQVYGAVLSLYINRINKLVNRKNQQKCSMIFDEFPTIYFNGIDSLIATARSNKVAVTLAVQDYSQLKKDYGREQAEVILNIVGNIIVGQVTGDTAKQLSERFGKINQEKESISINSQDTSISKSTQLDYAVPASKIASLSSGEFVGMVADDPDNKIPLKTFHNEIQNDHDAIRKEESSYLPIPLIRNIDPAEILINYQQIKDDIKAIIATVLAKTRIG, encoded by the coding sequence ATGCAAACTGGTGAAAACGAGCAAGCCCTAAGAAAGATAATTGACTTTACACGGCTACTAAGCATTGCTATTTTAATCATACATTTTTATCTAAGCTGCTATCCGGCTTTTCAAATTTTAGGCTTGACCAAGCCAGTCGTAAATCACATTTTATTGCCGCTATCGAAGATGGAAGTATTCGCTAAAGTGCTTTATGTGAAATTAGCAGCGCTAATTCTTTTGATGATTTCACTTGTTGGCAGCAAAGGAAAAAAGGATGAATCCATAAAGGCCAGCAGGATTTTTATTTATTGCACTGTAGGGTCAATAACGTACTTTATCAGTACGCTGTTTCTTACAATACATTGCCCTGCAACCACAATAGCCATATTGTATGTAGGCGTAACAATCATTGGTTATATGCTGATTCTTTCAGGGGTAAGCCTGCTTTTCAGAATGTTGAAAATCAATTTGGGTAAGGATATTTTCAATAGGGAAAATGAATCGTTCCCACAGGAAGAAAGGCTGTTAGAAAATGAATACTCGATCAATTTACCGGCAGTTTATAATCTGAAAGGCAAAAGCCGCAATAGCTGGATAAACATTATCAATCCTTTCAGGGGTACACTAATTGGCGGTAGCCCAGGTTCGGGTAAGTCATATTTCGTCATCCGTCATTTCATTACACAACATATACAAAAGGGATTCACCATGTTGGTATATGATTTTAAATATGATGATTTGTCCAAAATCGTTTACAATGCGCTTCTGAGATACGCCCATTTGTTTCCCGTAAAACCAAATCAGTACATTATTAACTTGGAAAAAATTATGCACCGCGCTAATCCTTTAGAACCCCATACGATGATTGATATTACTGATGCGATTGATTCAAGCCGTACGATCATGCTCGGCCTTAACCGCGAGTGGATAAAGAAACAAGGCGATTTCTTTGTCGAATCCCCAATTAACTTTATTACGGCGATCATGTGGTTTTTGAAGAAATATGAGAATGGGCGATACTGTACTTTGCCTCATGTGATCGAATTGGCGCAGGTAGATTATGAAGACCTTTTTGAAGTGTTATTACAGGAACCTGAAATAGAGGTGCTGATTAACCCCTTTGTTTCTGCCTGGCAAAATGAGGCGTATGAACAATTAGAAGGACAAATTGCAAGTGCCAAAATAAGCCTGGCACGTTTGTCCTCGCCGCAACTTTATTACGTATTGAGCGGCAATGATTTCTCGTTGGATATTAATAATCCGGATGAACCTAAAGTCGTTTGTCTTGCCAACAACCCGCAAAAATCGCAGGTTTATGGAGCAGTATTGTCTCTGTACATCAACAGAATAAATAAGCTGGTTAATCGTAAAAATCAGCAAAAGTGCAGTATGATCTTTGATGAGTTTCCAACCATTTATTTTAATGGTATTGATAGCCTTATAGCCACAGCGCGATCGAATAAAGTTGCCGTTACCTTAGCCGTCCAGGATTACAGCCAGCTAAAAAAGGATTATGGGCGGGAGCAGGCGGAGGTGATTTTAAATATTGTAGGTAACATTATTGTTGGACAGGTTACGGGTGATACGGCTAAACAATTATCCGAACGTTTCGGCAAAATCAATCAGGAAAAAGAAAGTATTTCAATTAATAGCCAGGATACATCCATCAGTAAATCAACTCAACTGGATTATGCTGTCCCTGCATCTAAAATTGCATCATTATCCTCTGGCGAATTTGTAGGCATGGTTGCCGACGATCCTGATAATAAAATTCCGTTAAAGACATTTCATAATGAAATTCAAAACGATCACGATGCAATAAGGAAAGAGGAATCTTCTTACTTGCCCATACCTTTGATCAGGAATATTGATCCGGCCGAGATTTTAATCAACTACCAGCAAATCAAGGACGACATAAAAGCCATCATAGCTACTGTGTTGGCTAAGACCAGGATTGGTTAG
- a CDS encoding efflux RND transporter permease subunit codes for MVKAALKRPITILVLFVGLLLFSILSLRTVPIDIFPSLNSPTMYVIQQYGGMSAKQMEGFFSTKMQDQFLYVDGVKSVESKNIQGLTLIKLAFYEGTDMAEASAEVAIQVNRCLSFFPPGALPPEVVRFDASSLPIGELVFSTKTRSLNDVFDMASTLIRPLFGKVPGLSAPPPFGSNARSVILKVDPQKLREMNISPEQVVEALARNNSMTPSGNVRIDSTMFISSVNSQEEKVKDFAEIPIISNGVNTIYVKDVAKVEDASDIVADYALVNGKRSVYFPIVKTASASTWDVVQNLRKVMPEMQSLMPPDVHISYEFDQSVFVMNSAKSLMTEGILGAVLTGLMVLLFLRDWRSSLVVVITIPVAVLSAVFFLKLAGQTINMMTLSGLSLAIGILVDQATVTIENIHQHFEMGKGKKQAIQDACMEISFPLLLILLCILAVFAPSFVMSGVPKAMFLPLSLSIAFAMIVSYIAAQTLVPIIANWLLKAEMFQYHHNQPHAHAGLDLDHQETIEIDKHNEQDIKHPEENDFFQRIKVGLLNTLNKWMPRRKPIVVFYLVAVLLLTGLGFVIIGKDMLPHSNAGQLQLRVREPDGTRLEITERNVKTILNIVDSAVHGNVAITSAFVGPVSSNYGHSNLYVFNSGTHEAVIQVQLEESFKANMDDLKDEIRAAIHKQFPRVNLSFEPIELTEKLMSQGAATPIEVRVAAKNIKNIESYSTKLIKRLKEVPYLRDVQVAQPLKFPTINIKLDRQRLAQSGLSIDNVSKSISDATASSRYTLKNLWLDDKKQYTYNTQVQIPEYMMNSMEQLQAIPIVPGKMRPVLSDIAAISIDSLPGEYDRSGPRRFVTINANIYKKDLGTATTAVQKAIEDMGTPPTGLVAEVRGMSSLLTETLDSLQTGLLAAIVVILLLLAANYQSFGIALSILSTAPAVLLGSLMMLLITGSTLNLQSYMGIIMSVGVSVANAILIVTNAENLRLEYKDPFKAASVAASIRLRPILMTSLAMIAGMIPMASGLGESGDQSAPLGRAVIGGLMASTAAALYIVPLVYGWIQQNASFKDVSLLAEDEEPVKEPELAA; via the coding sequence ATGGTAAAAGCAGCTTTAAAAAGACCCATCACTATATTGGTGTTGTTCGTTGGTCTGTTGTTGTTCTCGATACTGTCACTACGAACAGTACCCATCGATATATTCCCGAGTCTCAACTCACCCACTATGTATGTGATACAGCAGTACGGTGGCATGAGTGCCAAGCAAATGGAAGGTTTTTTTTCGACCAAAATGCAGGATCAGTTTCTGTATGTAGACGGTGTTAAAAGTGTTGAAAGTAAAAACATTCAGGGCTTAACCCTTATTAAGCTGGCCTTTTACGAAGGCACAGATATGGCCGAAGCATCTGCCGAGGTAGCCATTCAGGTTAACCGTTGTTTATCCTTTTTCCCGCCAGGGGCATTGCCTCCCGAGGTGGTGAGGTTTGATGCCTCATCCTTACCTATCGGCGAACTTGTGTTCAGCACTAAAACACGTTCATTGAATGATGTTTTTGATATGGCCAGCACCTTGATTCGCCCGTTGTTTGGTAAAGTACCGGGTTTATCTGCGCCGCCACCGTTTGGGTCTAACGCAAGGTCTGTTATATTAAAGGTTGATCCGCAAAAACTCCGGGAGATGAACATCTCGCCAGAGCAGGTGGTAGAGGCTTTAGCCCGTAATAACTCCATGACGCCATCGGGCAATGTGCGGATTGATAGCACCATGTTTATCTCTTCTGTTAATTCGCAGGAAGAAAAGGTAAAAGATTTTGCTGAAATACCTATTATCAGTAATGGTGTTAACACCATTTATGTAAAGGATGTGGCAAAGGTGGAAGATGCCTCGGACATTGTTGCTGATTACGCATTGGTAAACGGCAAACGCTCTGTATACTTTCCTATCGTAAAAACAGCCAGCGCATCAACCTGGGATGTGGTACAGAATCTGCGCAAGGTAATGCCTGAAATGCAAAGCTTGATGCCGCCAGATGTGCATATCAGTTACGAGTTTGACCAAAGTGTATTCGTAATGAATTCGGCCAAGAGTTTAATGACCGAAGGTATCCTTGGCGCGGTACTAACCGGCTTAATGGTGCTCCTCTTTCTGCGCGACTGGCGTAGCAGCCTGGTTGTGGTAATTACGATACCTGTAGCGGTGTTGAGTGCGGTATTCTTTCTAAAGCTTGCCGGGCAAACCATTAACATGATGACCCTAAGCGGGCTTTCATTGGCTATCGGAATTTTGGTCGATCAGGCAACTGTTACCATTGAAAATATTCATCAGCATTTTGAAATGGGCAAAGGCAAAAAGCAAGCCATACAGGATGCCTGTATGGAAATCTCATTTCCGCTATTGCTCATACTGCTTTGTATCCTGGCGGTATTTGCGCCATCATTTGTAATGAGTGGCGTGCCAAAGGCCATGTTCCTACCGCTATCCCTGTCTATCGCTTTCGCCATGATTGTTTCTTACATCGCAGCGCAAACATTGGTACCAATTATTGCTAATTGGTTATTAAAGGCCGAGATGTTTCAATACCACCACAATCAACCACATGCCCATGCAGGCTTAGATCTGGATCATCAGGAAACCATTGAGATAGACAAACATAACGAGCAGGATATTAAACATCCCGAGGAGAATGATTTCTTTCAGCGCATTAAAGTTGGCTTGTTAAATACGCTTAACAAATGGATGCCGAGGCGTAAACCTATTGTAGTGTTTTACTTAGTAGCAGTATTGCTGCTTACTGGCCTAGGGTTTGTAATTATTGGTAAAGATATGTTACCGCATTCCAACGCCGGACAACTGCAGCTTAGGGTACGAGAACCTGACGGTACAAGGCTGGAAATTACCGAGCGTAATGTAAAAACCATTCTTAATATCGTTGATTCGGCAGTGCATGGCAATGTGGCTATTACTTCTGCATTCGTTGGCCCGGTTTCATCTAATTACGGACATAGTAATTTGTATGTATTTAACAGCGGTACGCATGAAGCGGTTATCCAGGTCCAACTGGAAGAAAGCTTTAAAGCCAATATGGACGATCTGAAAGATGAGATTCGTGCAGCAATTCACAAACAGTTTCCGCGCGTTAATCTGTCATTCGAGCCGATTGAGTTAACTGAAAAACTGATGTCGCAAGGTGCAGCTACACCTATTGAAGTTAGGGTGGCAGCCAAAAACATCAAAAATATTGAGTCGTACTCCACCAAGCTCATTAAACGCTTAAAGGAAGTGCCTTACCTCCGCGATGTGCAGGTTGCACAGCCCTTAAAGTTTCCGACCATCAATATTAAACTCGACAGGCAGCGCTTGGCGCAATCGGGCTTGAGCATTGATAATGTATCTAAGAGTATTTCAGACGCTACAGCATCAAGCCGCTATACGCTGAAAAATCTTTGGCTTGACGATAAGAAACAATACACCTACAATACCCAGGTGCAAATACCCGAATACATGATGAACAGCATGGAGCAATTGCAGGCCATACCGATTGTACCGGGTAAAATGAGGCCAGTGCTGTCTGATATTGCTGCAATTTCCATCGATTCATTACCCGGCGAATATGACCGCTCGGGCCCGCGCCGGTTTGTAACCATTAATGCTAACATCTATAAAAAAGATTTGGGTACAGCCACTACCGCGGTACAAAAAGCAATTGAGGATATGGGTACACCGCCAACAGGTTTAGTAGCTGAGGTGAGAGGCATGTCGTCACTCTTAACAGAAACATTAGATTCACTTCAAACTGGGTTATTAGCGGCTATAGTTGTAATCTTGTTACTGCTTGCAGCTAATTATCAATCGTTCGGTATTGCGCTATCTATATTATCAACTGCACCTGCTGTATTGTTGGGTTCATTGATGATGTTGCTCATCACCGGCTCAACACTCAACCTGCAATCGTATATGGGTATCATCATGTCGGTAGGGGTATCTGTTGCTAACGCCATCCTGATCGTAACCAATGCTGAGAACCTCCGGCTGGAATATAAAGATCCATTTAAAGCTGCATCAGTGGCGGCAAGTATCCGTTTACGCCCCATTCTGATGACCAGCCTCGCCATGATAGCAGGTATGATCCCCATGGCCAGCGGCCTGGGCGAATCTGGGGACCAATCAGCCCCATTAGGTCGTGCTGTAATTGGTGGATTGATGGCCTCTACCGCAGCTGCATTATACATAGTGCCTTTGGTTTATGGCTGGATACAGCAAAATGCATCGTTTAAAGATGTATCCCTATTAGCCGAAGACGAAGAACCTGTTAAAGAACCCGAATTAGCAGCCTGA
- a CDS encoding RteC domain-containing protein — protein MKIFAERIYNALENELNEISLNGDSLTEHYKSSILRCKKAMAKLKKYISTYSFENIDDEIHFFKVIKPQFYSKYIYFINVYNFMMQKPTGGEEIVKEYITYELADLKRFFDHNHSFYQYYRSGSTQMDEVYFTRGGFDVHVELEDFEEDEMYSTSHDYKLSKIIANEKYQDFLNLELQKNIVQDGKPLELGLELPLTWTFNKTDLVELIYALVAVGVFNNGNADIKSVVNFFQTVFQVDLGSYYHKYTDITRRKKEYAVFLDKLKLALLRRIEEKLDEDSSPQQRIKFG, from the coding sequence ATGAAAATATTTGCTGAGCGTATCTACAACGCATTGGAAAACGAACTGAATGAAATTTCTCTCAATGGTGATTCTTTAACCGAACATTACAAATCGTCGATTTTACGTTGCAAAAAAGCAATGGCAAAATTAAAGAAATACATTTCTACCTATTCGTTCGAAAATATCGATGACGAGATCCACTTTTTTAAAGTCATAAAACCCCAGTTTTATAGCAAGTACATTTACTTCATCAACGTGTATAATTTCATGATGCAGAAACCGACGGGAGGGGAAGAGATAGTTAAAGAATATATAACCTATGAGCTAGCCGACTTAAAGCGCTTCTTCGATCACAACCATTCTTTTTACCAGTATTACCGATCTGGCTCCACACAGATGGATGAAGTCTACTTTACCAGGGGGGGATTTGATGTCCATGTGGAACTAGAAGATTTTGAAGAAGACGAAATGTATTCAACGAGCCACGATTATAAACTCTCTAAAATCATAGCGAATGAAAAATATCAGGATTTTTTGAATTTGGAACTGCAAAAAAACATAGTGCAGGATGGAAAACCGCTCGAATTGGGATTGGAGTTACCGCTAACTTGGACTTTCAATAAAACTGACTTGGTTGAATTAATTTATGCCTTAGTAGCGGTCGGTGTATTCAATAACGGCAACGCAGATATCAAATCGGTTGTCAACTTTTTTCAAACTGTTTTTCAGGTTGATCTTGGTTCTTATTACCACAAATACACAGACATCACCCGCAGGAAAAAGGAGTACGCCGTATTTCTGGATAAACTTAAATTGGCCTTGTTAAGGAGAATCGAGGAAAAACTGGATGAAGATAGCTCGCCGCAGCAAAGAATCAAATTTGGATGA